One Lycium barbarum isolate Lr01 chromosome 5, ASM1917538v2, whole genome shotgun sequence genomic window carries:
- the LOC132642852 gene encoding pectate lyase-like: MASVSCNSVIFHFSLLFFASLIPNLHANIADFDPYLEKKAEEAIKSSLAAYNENPEQLTETFNKEVGETILNSTRRYLREMI; encoded by the exons ATGGCCTCTGTTAGTTGTAATTCAGTTATATTTCATTTTTCCCTTTTGTTTTTTGCTTCATTAATCCCAAACTTGCATGCCAACATTGCTGATTTTGACccttatttggaaaagaaagctGAAGAAGCCATCAAGTCTTCTCTTGCTGCTTATAATGAAAATCCTGAGCAACTCACTGAAACTTTCAACAAGGAAGTTGGAGA AACAATCTTAAACAGCACAAGGAGGTATCTGAGGGAGATGATATGA
- the LOC132641930 gene encoding uncharacterized protein LOC132641930, producing the protein MSLISRLRHHLPGVLLRQSVQSNVAASHFVTSTVFTRHFGQPARKEEEEEEEVEIDQRKLPADYDPATFDPTEHRSPPSDRVWSLVDEVSGLTLVEVAELSSIIMKKLGMKEQPTVGVMKAGAAGLAAAAMKGTEAAKEEKKPEKTVFELKLESYESTQKIKIIKEVRSFTDLGLKEAKELVEKTPAVFKKGVSKEEGEQIIEKMKALGAKVVME; encoded by the coding sequence ATGAGTTTGATTTCACGACTGCGGCATCATTTGCCTGGTGTACTCTTGAGACAATCTGTTCAATCCAATGTGGCTGCCTCCCATTTTGTTACCTCAACTGTGTTTACTCGACACTTTGGTCAGCCTGCtaggaaagaagaagaagaggaggaagaagtaGAGATTGACCAGAGAAAGCTTCCAGCTGATTATGATCCTGCAACTTTTGATCCTACTGAGCATCGGAGTCCTCCATCGGATAGGGTATGGAGTCTTGTCGATGAAGTTTCGGGACTTACCTTGGTTGAAGTTGCAGAACTATCCTCCATTATTATGAAGAAGTTGGGTATGAAAGAGCAACCAACGGTTGGCGTTATGAAGGCAGGGGCTGCTGGATTGGCAGCGGCAGCTATGAAGGGAACAGAAGCAGCTAAGGAGGAAAAGAAACCGGAGAAAACTGTTTTTGAACTTAAATTGGAGTCATACGAGTCAACTCAAAAGATAAAGATAATCAAAGAAGTCCGAAGTTTTACTGATTTGGGACTCAAGGAAGCAAAGGAGTTAGTCGAGAAGACTCCTGCTGTTTTCAAGAAGGGAGTGTCAAAGGAAGAAGGTGAACAAATAATTGAGAAAATGAAAGCTCTTGGAGCAAAAGTTGTTATGGAATGA